A genomic stretch from Budorcas taxicolor isolate Tak-1 chromosome 15, Takin1.1, whole genome shotgun sequence includes:
- the LOC128060726 gene encoding olfactory receptor 5AN1-like, translating to MIRRDNITEITHFILLGFSDFPRIIVVLFAVFLVIYILTLTWNLSLLILIRMDSHIHTPMYFFLSNLSFMDICYVTSTAPKMLYNFFQELQTINYVDCVIQNFVFSTMGLSESCLMTAMAYDRYAAICNPLLYSSVMSPALCGRMVLGSYMAGLSATILQLCFMLQLHFCGPNVINHFFCDLPQLLVLSCTDTFFLHLLTVILTMIFGIINVSVIMISYVYIVVSIMKITTARGRSKAFNTCASHLTAVSLFYTSGMFVYLSSSSGGSSSFDRFASFFYTVMIPMLNPLIYSLRNKEIKDALRRLQKKSRYC from the coding sequence ATGATTAGGAGAGATAATATCACAGAGATCACTCATTTTATCCTCTTGGGATTCTCAGATTTCCCCAGAATCATAGTAGTGCTCTTTGCTGTATTCCTGGTGATATACATTTTGACCCTGACTTGGAACCTGTCGCTCCTCATCTTAATAAGAATGGACTCCCAcatccacacccccatgtacttctttctcagtAACCTGTCCTTCATGGACATCTGCTACGTGACCTCCACAGCCCCCAAGATGCTCTACAACTTCTTCCAGGAGCTGCAAACTATCAACTATGTGGATTGTGTTATTCAGAATTTCGTGTTCTCCACCATGGGGCTGAGTGAGTCTTGCCTCATGACCGCCATGGCTTATGACCGATACGCCGCCATTTGCAACCCGCTCCTCTATTCATCAGTCATGTCGCCCGCTCTCTGCGGTCGGATGGTGCTGGGATCCTACATGGCTGGACTCTCGGCCACTATACTCCAATTGTGTTTCATGCTCCAGCTCCACTTCTGTGGGCCTAATGTCATcaaccacttcttctgtgacctGCCCCAGCTGTTAGTTCTCTCCTGCACGGACACGTTCTTTTTACATCTCTTAACTGTTATCCTAACAATGATCTTCGGGATAATAAATGTTTCAGTTATCATGATATCCTATGTCTACATTGTCGTCTCCATCATGAAGATCACGACAGCACGGGGCAGGTCCAAGGCTTTCAACACCTGTGCCTCCCACCTGACAGCAGTGAGCCTCTTCTATACCTCAGGTATGTTTGTCTATTTGAGTTCCAGCTCTGGTGGTTCCTCCAGCTTTGACAGATTCGCATCATTTTTCTACACTGTGATGATTCCCATGTTGAATCCCTTGATTTACAGTCTGAggaacaaagaaatcaaagatgcctTGAGAAGGTTGCAAAAGAAGAGCAGGTATTGCTGA